In a single window of the Labrus mixtus chromosome 20, fLabMix1.1, whole genome shotgun sequence genome:
- the arl16 gene encoding ADP-ribosylation factor-like protein 16 isoform X1 yields MNNNDICLLLGATSVGKTLLLKRLQNLNLHGLGELGTPPSTLPTVGTNLTDLTLKKKKVTLRELGGCMGPIWPSYFKDCSSVIFMVDSSNIAQISSSCIQLLSVLSAEPLCRAPALIVFNKRDMPCSMSLTEMKSLFRMDDIIASASQPITTLELSARTGQGLQEVLTWLESTTVK; encoded by the exons ATGAACAACAATGACATTTGTCTGCTTCTCGGGGCGACTAGCGTCGGAAAAACGTTGTTGTTGAAACGTCTACAAAA CCTCAATTTGCATGGATTAGGTGAATTGGGGACACCTCCTTCTACTCTGCCTACA GTAGGGACGAACCTGACTGACCtgacactgaagaagaagaaagtgacaTTAAGAGAGCTGGGGGGCTGCATGGGCCCTATTTGGCCAAGTTACTTCAAAGACTGCTCCTCTGTGATT TTCATGGTGGACTCATCCAACATTGCTCAGATATCCTCCTCCTGTATCCAGCTGCTGTCAGTGCTCTCTGCTGAGCCTCTTTGCAGAGCCCCAGCGCTTATTGTCTTCAATAAAAG GGACATGCCTTGCTCTATGAGCCTTACAGAGATGAAGTCTCTGTTCAGAATGGATGACATTATTGCATCTGCTTCTCAACCAATCACAACACTGGAACTCAGTGCTCGCACTGGACAGGGACTCCAGGAGGTGCTGACTTGGTTAGAGTCCACCACAGTGAAGTGA
- the fn3krp gene encoding ketosamine-3-kinase, with protein MEDKLKKELGTTMLKSTGHSGGGCISEGHSYDTDTGRVFVKINHKSEAKLMFDGEMASLEAISKTETVKVPKPVKVIELDTRGCVFVMEHLDMRGLTKYSKHLGENLADLHIHNKKQLEKLNKEKQTVGRGAGQSEVTVFEKYGFGVTTCCGYLPQENEWEEDWVTFFSRHRLQQQLNMVEKSYGDREARELWAELQRKIPQLFTDVEIVPALLHGDLWGGNVAECADGPVIFDPASFYGHSEYELGIAGMFGGFNSSFYSAYHEKIPKAPGFAQRNQLYQLFHYLNHWNHFGGGYRGSSVKIMKSLLK; from the exons ATGGAAGACAAGTTAAAGAAGGAGTTGGGGACAACCATGCTGAAGTCCACGGGCCACTCAGGAGGAGGATGCATCAGCGAGGGCCACAGTTATGATACTGACACTGGAAGAGTGTTTGTGAAGATAAATCACAAGAGTGAG gccaaatTGATGTTTGATGGGGAAATGGCCAGCTTGGAAGCAATTTCAAAGACAGAAACTGTGAAAGTGCCCAAGCCTGTGAAGGTGATTGAGCTTGACACAAGaggatgtgtgtttgtaatggaACATCTTGACATGAGAGGTCTCACCAA GTACTCAAAGCACCTGGGAGAGAATCTGGCAGATCTGCACATTCACAACAAGAAACAACttgaaaagttaaataaagaGAAGCAGACAGTAG GGAGAGGAGCTGGGCAGTCAGAGGTGACAGTATTTGAAAAATATGGCTTCGGTGTAACTACATGCTGTGGATATCTgccacag GAAAATGAGTGGGAGGAGGACTGGGTGACATTTTTCTCCAGGCACAGGCTGCAGCAACAGCTTAACATGGTGGAGAAATCCTATGGAGACAGGGAGGCCAGAGAACTATGGGCAGAACTACAG agGAAGATCCCCCAGCTTTTCACAGATGTGGAGATAGTCCCTGCTCTTCTCCATGGAGACTTATGGGGTGGCAATGTGGCAGAGTGTGCAGATGGCCCAGTCATCTTCGATCCAGCGTCCTTCTATGGACATTCAGAGTATGAGCTGGGTATTGCAGGGATGTTCGGTGGCTTCAACAGCTCTTTTTACTCTGCCTACCACGAAAAGATACCTAAAGCACCAGGCTTTGCACAGAGGAACCAGCTCTACCAACTCTTCCACTATCTGAATCACTGGAACCACTTTGGTGGTGGTTACAGGGGCTCTTCAGTAAAGATTATGAAGAGTCTACTGAAATAA
- the epn3a gene encoding epsin-3 isoform X2, whose translation MQTSSLRRQMKNMVNNYTEAEIKVREATSNDPWGPPSSLMSEIADLTFNVVAFTEVMGMIWKRLNDHGKNWRHVYKAMTLLDYLIKTGSERVAKECRENIYTIQTLRDFQYIDRDGRDQGINVREKAKQLVTLLKDEEKLKKERSQALKTKTRMTGVTSGLGSGSLPPPYPGRRTSQPSSSGGYGDELGRCRDSPSSFHSSSSSPRFAPDLEQARPTTSGEEELQLQLALAMSREESEKPVPRVVPPTVDMDEDTQLQLALSLSKEEHQQEQLSRQGDESMLQKALEESKREMDSKGKTAFMDLVDVFAVPSDPPPVDHQWNNNQHQAAARLGGTDPWDSLEGSTNTSRVDPPWMAPPTSNSPPPPWEPPAAPWDDPQSNVSNPHAAGQVWAFPGNTGASGVDPFIASSALRGAARVPSPRMGSPSDGDLFDEAMDGGQVNVNGRRDGSPEMFDLSRLGESLAAPSPRTCRTPEAFLGPTGASLVNLDSLIPANPPAKTKNPFLSGLSAPSPTNPFQTEQPKLSLNQLGAGSASAAPNTSLPYSASLPLPMSHQPASLPSSLTHPTQPGLELPGNLPEPLLPFSSASAEGSLAKHDSQNPFL comes from the exons ATGCAGACCTCGTCGCTCCGCCGCCAGATGAAAAACATGGTCAACAACTACACGGAGGCTGAGATCAAAGTCCGAGAGGCCACCTCAAACGATCCCTGGGGTCCCCCCAGCTCGCTCATGTCTGAGATTGCAGACCTGACCTTTAATGTAGTGGCTTTCACCGAGGTTATGGGCATGATCTGGAAGCGGCTTAATGACCATGGTAAAAACTGGAGGCACGTTTATAAGGCGATGACCCTGCTGGATTACCTGATCAAAACAGGCTCTGAGCGTGTGGCTAAAGAGTGCCGGGAGAACATATACACCATCCAGACACTCAGAGACTTCCAGTACATAGATCGAGATGGACGAGACCAGGGCATCAATGTCCGGGAGAAGGCCAAGCAGCTGGTTACTCTGCTGAAAGATGAGGAAAAgctgaagaaggagaggagtCAGGCACTCAAGACCAAGACACGCATGACAGGTGTCACCAGTGGTTTAGGCTCCGgatcccttcctcctccttaccCGGGGCGCCGCACCAGCCAGCCCAGCTCATCTGGGGGTTATGGGGATGAGTTAGGCAGGTGCAGAGACTCGCCATCCTCTTTTCACT cctcctcttcctcacctcgATTCGCCCCAGACCTGGAGCAGGCTCGGCCCACGACCAGCGGAGAAgaagagctgcagctgcagctggCCTTGGCTATGAGCCGAGAAGAAAGTGAAAAG CCAGTCCCACGTGTCGTACCTCCAACAGTGGATATGGATGAGGACACCCAGCTGCAGTTAGCCCTGAGTCTGAGCAAGGAGGAGCACCAGCAG GAGCAGCTAAGTCGCCAAGGAGACGAGTCCATGCTTCAAAAAGCTCTCGAGGAGAGCAAACGTGAGATGGACTCTAAAGGCAAG ACCGCCTTCATGGACCTAGTAGATGTTTTTGCAGTGCCGTCAGATCCGCCTCCTGTTGACCATCAGTGGAATAACAACCAACACCAGGCAGCTGCTCGTCTAGGGGGAACAGACCCCTGGGACTCCCTGG AAGGAAGCACCAACACCTCTAGAGTGGATCCTCCCTGGATGGCACCTCCAACATCTAACAGCCCCCCTCCACCATGGGAGCCCCCAGCAGCCCCCTGGGATGATCCGCAGAGCAATGTCTCCAACCCACATGCTGCAGGCCAAGTGTGGGCTTTCCCTGGCAACACAG gtGCCTCAGGAGTTGATCCGTTCATAGCCTCATCAGCGCTTAGAGGAGCTGCTAGAGTACCTTCTCCCAGAATGGGAAGCCCCTCAG ATGGGGATCTGTTTGATGAAGCCATGGATGGAGGTCAGGTGAATGTAAATGGCCGAAGGGATGGCAGCCCTGAGATGTTTGACCTCTCACGTCTTGGAGAAAGCCTGGCTGCACCCAGCCCTCGAACGTGCAGGACACCCGAGGCCTTCCTGGGCCCCACAGGAGCTTCTTTGGTGAATTTAGACAGCTTGATCCCAGCAAACCCTCCAGCCAAGACAAAGAACCCCTTTCTTTCAG GCCTGAGTGCTCCCTCACCCACCAATCCTTTCCAAACTGAGCAGCCAAAACTTAGTCTGAATCAACTGGGTGCGGGCTCCGCTTCTGCAGCTCCCAACACTTCTCTCCCATACAGTGCCTCCTTGCCCCTGCCTATGAGCCACCAGCCTGCCAGTCTCCCATCGTCACTCACTCACCCCACCCAGCCTGGTTTGGAGCTGCCAGGGAACCTCCCTGAGCCCTTGTTGCCCTTCTCTTCGGCCAGCGCTGAGGGATCACTGGCTAAACACGACAGCCAGAACCCTTTCTTATGA
- the rsad1 gene encoding radical S-adenosyl methionine domain-containing protein 1, mitochondrial, whose product MIRHTFRATCVLSAGVRCFSDSSVGEVTTCGRTDLTRQASLYVHWPYCLRRCSYCNFNKYIPRENKDNIMTECLQRETETLLRLSQVSRITSVFFGGGTPSLAHPSTIAAVLHTVSKQARLSDKAEVTLEVNPTPVGMSKLEDFCHAGVNRFSIGVQSLQDEDLKILGRDHSSHHALQTIEEARRMCPGRVSVDVMFGRPKQTVESWENELSELLKVCDDHVSLYQLTLERGTQLFKQVQQGDMSVPADDVTAEMYQCARETLHQHGFLQYEVSNFARHNAVSHHNMSYWKGRQYVGVGPGAHGRFVVPGEGGVAREARTQTLEPDVWMREVQQRGHGTRRRIQLSHLELLEEVLVMGMRMTEGIHHEHWELFSHELGLYEIFGTSVEVQECLQSGKLVLDERGLRCSWDGLALLDSMLPALLVELERRISPGLQRENYADGATEKTSNSR is encoded by the exons CCTTATTGTCTCAGGAGATGTTCCTACTGTAACTTTAACAAATACATACCCAGAGAGAATAAAGACAATATAATGACTGAGTGtcttcagagagagacagagacactgctGCGGCTCAGTCAGGTATCACG TATCACATCAGTATTTTTTGGTGGAGGGACTCCAAGCCTGGCTCACCCTTCGACCATCGCTGCAGTCCTCCACACTGTTTCCAAGCAAGCAAGACTCTCAGATAAGGCCGAGGTCACTCTTGAGGTCAACCCTACTCCTGTGGGAATGTCAAAGCTAGAGGACTTTTGCCATGCAGGAGTGAACCGTTTCTCCATTGGTGTCCAG TCTTTGCAGGATGAGGATTTAAAAATTCTGGGAAGGGACCACAGTTCACATCACGCTTTGCAAACCATCGAAGAGGCCAGGAGGATGTGCCCCGGGAGGGTGTCTGTAGATGTCATGTTCGGACGGCCCAAACAGACAGTTGAATCCTGGGAAAATGAGTTGTCTGAGCTGCTGAAAGTGTGCGACGACCACGTGTCTCTGTACCAGCTGACCCTGGAAAGAGGTACCCAGCTGTTCAAACAGGTACAACAAGGAGACATGAGCGTACCGGCTGACGACGTGACAGCGGAGATGTACCAGTGTGCCAGAGAGACTCTCCATCAGCATGGTTTCCTGCAGTACGAGGTGTCTAACTTCGCAAGACAT AACGCAGTGAGTCATCACAATATGAGCTACTGGAAGGGAAGACAGTACGTCGGTGTTGGCCCAG gagCCCATGGGCGGTTTGTTGTTCCTGGGGAGGGAGGTGTCGCTCGCGAGGCCAGGACCCAGACTCTGGAGCCTGACGTGTGGATGCGTGAAGTCCAGCAGAGGGGACATGGGACTCGTAGGCGGATTCAGCTCAGCCATCTTGAACT tttGGAGGAGGTGTTGGTGATGGGGATGAGAATGACAGAGGGGATCCATCACGAG CACTGGGAGTTGTTCAGCCATGAACTGGGACTGTATGAAATCTTCGGTACATCTGTTGAAGTCCAAGAATGTCTACAGAGTGGAAAACTTGTTCTTGATGAGAG AGGTCTGCGTTGCTCCTGGGATGGACTGGCTTTACTGGACAGCATGCTTCCGGCTCTACTGGTGGAGCTGGAACGACGAATCAGTCCGGGGCTTCAAAGGGAAAACTATGCTGATGGAGCAACAGAGAAGACCTCCAACTCGAGATGA
- the rasd2a gene encoding GTP-binding protein Rhes, giving the protein MLGSVSKHSWSSSWFGEIPRCLETLGKNSEMNTTEKFYLPVDGIFEMFNSLHHQSNITHTALQLQGAAFTTSTQHPKVSNISKTGMGIIKTVRGHWRQQDNRESRSSSSGNRQVSTDRLPKRSVDLLELGLTKPRNCHRIVVLGAPKVGKTNIIQWFLGKEFEEDYEPTVEDFHRKLFHINGEAYQVDLLDAANERNFPAKRRLSILTGDTFLLVFSLDDRESFNDICELLNEVKAAKAKLLKLKHPARVPVVICGNKSDLDAPRAVTRSEVSEILGEDVAFFQTSAKDGTGLDAMFKALATLGGLPDETSPSRHQMIPLLTYQSLYLDQRGRRWSRTRALGAPCAATDPLARRPSFTSDLRLVLNSSTKHNKPERCQIQ; this is encoded by the exons ATGCTCGGCTCTGTTTCGAAGCACTCATGGAGCAGCAGCTGGTTCGGTGAGATACCTCGGTGCCTGGAGACGCTTGGAAAGAACAGCGAGATGAACACAACAGAGAAGTTTTACCTTCCCGTTGATGGCATCTTCGAAATGTTCAACTCGCTTCACCACCAATCAAACATTACGCACACAGCCCTCCAGCTCCAGGGCGCAGCCTTTACCACATCAACCCAGCATCCCAAAGTCTCAAACATATCGAAGACAGGCATGGGCATAATCAAAACGGTCAGAGGCCATTGGAGGCAACAGGATAACCGAGAAAGTAGATCCTCCAGTTCTGGCAATCGACAGGTTTCGACTGATCGACTCCCCAAAAGGTCCGTGGATCTGCTGGAGCTGGGTCTGACCAAGCCAAGGAACTGTCACAGAATAGTTGTGCTTGGTGCGCCGAAAGTGGGTAAAACCAACATCATTCAGTGGTTCTTGGGTAAAGAATTTGAAGAGGACTATGAGCCCACAGTGGAGGACTTTCACAGGAAACTGTTCCACATAAACGGGGAGGCTTACCAAGTGGATCTGCTGGACGCCGCGAATGAGAGGAACTTCCCTGCGAAGAGGAGATTATCCATACTGACAG GTGACACCTTTCTGCTCGTGTTCAGTTTGGATGACAGAGAGTCGTTCAATGACATCTGTGAGCTGCTCAACGAGGTCAAAGCTGCGAAAGCAAAGCTGTTGAAGTTGAAACATCCTGCCAGAGTCCCAGTTGTGATCTGCGGGAACAAATCAGACTTGGACGCACCGAGGGCCGTCACACGGTCCGAGGTGAGCGAAATCCTCGGTGAAGATGTCGCGTTCTTTCAGACCTCGGCCAAAGACGGAACGGGACTGGATGCTATGTTCAAAGCCCTCGCCACTCTGGGCGGACTGCCTGACGAGACAAGTCCCTCGCGGCATCAGATGATACCCCTCCTCACATATCAGTCTCTGTACCTCGACCAGCGGGGCAGGAGATGGAGCCGCACGCGGGCACTCGGTGCGCCCTGCGCCGCCACAGACCCTTTGGCGCGCCGACCGAGCTTCACCAGCGACCTGCGGCTCGTGCTGAATTCCAGCACCAAGCACAACAAACCCGAGAGGTGTCAGATTCAATGA
- the epn3a gene encoding epsin-3 isoform X1, with product MQTSSLRRQMKNMVNNYTEAEIKVREATSNDPWGPPSSLMSEIADLTFNVVAFTEVMGMIWKRLNDHGKNWRHVYKAMTLLDYLIKTGSERVAKECRENIYTIQTLRDFQYIDRDGRDQGINVREKAKQLVTLLKDEEKLKKERSQALKTKTRMTGVTSGLGSGSLPPPYPGRRTSQPSSSGGYGDELGRCRDSPSSFHSSSSSPRFAPDLEQARPTTSGEEELQLQLALAMSREESEKPPPTVDMDEQTQLQIAMTLSKEEAQKPVPRVVPPTVDMDEDTQLQLALSLSKEEHQQEQLSRQGDESMLQKALEESKREMDSKGKTAFMDLVDVFAVPSDPPPVDHQWNNNQHQAAARLGGTDPWDSLEGSTNTSRVDPPWMAPPTSNSPPPPWEPPAAPWDDPQSNVSNPHAAGQVWAFPGNTGASGVDPFIASSALRGAARVPSPRMGSPSDGDLFDEAMDGGQVNVNGRRDGSPEMFDLSRLGESLAAPSPRTCRTPEAFLGPTGASLVNLDSLIPANPPAKTKNPFLSGLSAPSPTNPFQTEQPKLSLNQLGAGSASAAPNTSLPYSASLPLPMSHQPASLPSSLTHPTQPGLELPGNLPEPLLPFSSASAEGSLAKHDSQNPFL from the exons ATGCAGACCTCGTCGCTCCGCCGCCAGATGAAAAACATGGTCAACAACTACACGGAGGCTGAGATCAAAGTCCGAGAGGCCACCTCAAACGATCCCTGGGGTCCCCCCAGCTCGCTCATGTCTGAGATTGCAGACCTGACCTTTAATGTAGTGGCTTTCACCGAGGTTATGGGCATGATCTGGAAGCGGCTTAATGACCATGGTAAAAACTGGAGGCACGTTTATAAGGCGATGACCCTGCTGGATTACCTGATCAAAACAGGCTCTGAGCGTGTGGCTAAAGAGTGCCGGGAGAACATATACACCATCCAGACACTCAGAGACTTCCAGTACATAGATCGAGATGGACGAGACCAGGGCATCAATGTCCGGGAGAAGGCCAAGCAGCTGGTTACTCTGCTGAAAGATGAGGAAAAgctgaagaaggagaggagtCAGGCACTCAAGACCAAGACACGCATGACAGGTGTCACCAGTGGTTTAGGCTCCGgatcccttcctcctccttaccCGGGGCGCCGCACCAGCCAGCCCAGCTCATCTGGGGGTTATGGGGATGAGTTAGGCAGGTGCAGAGACTCGCCATCCTCTTTTCACT cctcctcttcctcacctcgATTCGCCCCAGACCTGGAGCAGGCTCGGCCCACGACCAGCGGAGAAgaagagctgcagctgcagctggCCTTGGCTATGAGCCGAGAAGAAAGTGAAAAG CCGCCTCCCACAGTGGACATGGATGAACAGACCCAGCTCCAGATCGCTATGACTCTCAGCAAGGAGGAGGCCCAGAAG CCAGTCCCACGTGTCGTACCTCCAACAGTGGATATGGATGAGGACACCCAGCTGCAGTTAGCCCTGAGTCTGAGCAAGGAGGAGCACCAGCAG GAGCAGCTAAGTCGCCAAGGAGACGAGTCCATGCTTCAAAAAGCTCTCGAGGAGAGCAAACGTGAGATGGACTCTAAAGGCAAG ACCGCCTTCATGGACCTAGTAGATGTTTTTGCAGTGCCGTCAGATCCGCCTCCTGTTGACCATCAGTGGAATAACAACCAACACCAGGCAGCTGCTCGTCTAGGGGGAACAGACCCCTGGGACTCCCTGG AAGGAAGCACCAACACCTCTAGAGTGGATCCTCCCTGGATGGCACCTCCAACATCTAACAGCCCCCCTCCACCATGGGAGCCCCCAGCAGCCCCCTGGGATGATCCGCAGAGCAATGTCTCCAACCCACATGCTGCAGGCCAAGTGTGGGCTTTCCCTGGCAACACAG gtGCCTCAGGAGTTGATCCGTTCATAGCCTCATCAGCGCTTAGAGGAGCTGCTAGAGTACCTTCTCCCAGAATGGGAAGCCCCTCAG ATGGGGATCTGTTTGATGAAGCCATGGATGGAGGTCAGGTGAATGTAAATGGCCGAAGGGATGGCAGCCCTGAGATGTTTGACCTCTCACGTCTTGGAGAAAGCCTGGCTGCACCCAGCCCTCGAACGTGCAGGACACCCGAGGCCTTCCTGGGCCCCACAGGAGCTTCTTTGGTGAATTTAGACAGCTTGATCCCAGCAAACCCTCCAGCCAAGACAAAGAACCCCTTTCTTTCAG GCCTGAGTGCTCCCTCACCCACCAATCCTTTCCAAACTGAGCAGCCAAAACTTAGTCTGAATCAACTGGGTGCGGGCTCCGCTTCTGCAGCTCCCAACACTTCTCTCCCATACAGTGCCTCCTTGCCCCTGCCTATGAGCCACCAGCCTGCCAGTCTCCCATCGTCACTCACTCACCCCACCCAGCCTGGTTTGGAGCTGCCAGGGAACCTCCCTGAGCCCTTGTTGCCCTTCTCTTCGGCCAGCGCTGAGGGATCACTGGCTAAACACGACAGCCAGAACCCTTTCTTATGA
- the epn3a gene encoding epsin-3 isoform X3, producing MQTSSLRRQMKNMVNNYTEAEIKVREATSNDPWGPPSSLMSEIADLTFNVVAFTEVMGMIWKRLNDHGKNWRHVYKAMTLLDYLIKTGSERVAKECRENIYTIQTLRDFQYIDRDGRDQGINVREKAKQLVTLLKDEEKLKKERSQALKTKTRMTGVTSGLGSGSLPPPYPGRRTSQPSSSGGYGDELGRCRDSPSSFHSSSSSPRFAPDLEQARPTTSGEEELQLQLALAMSREESEKEQLSRQGDESMLQKALEESKREMDSKGKTAFMDLVDVFAVPSDPPPVDHQWNNNQHQAAARLGGTDPWDSLEGSTNTSRVDPPWMAPPTSNSPPPPWEPPAAPWDDPQSNVSNPHAAGQVWAFPGNTGASGVDPFIASSALRGAARVPSPRMGSPSDGDLFDEAMDGGQVNVNGRRDGSPEMFDLSRLGESLAAPSPRTCRTPEAFLGPTGASLVNLDSLIPANPPAKTKNPFLSGLSAPSPTNPFQTEQPKLSLNQLGAGSASAAPNTSLPYSASLPLPMSHQPASLPSSLTHPTQPGLELPGNLPEPLLPFSSASAEGSLAKHDSQNPFL from the exons ATGCAGACCTCGTCGCTCCGCCGCCAGATGAAAAACATGGTCAACAACTACACGGAGGCTGAGATCAAAGTCCGAGAGGCCACCTCAAACGATCCCTGGGGTCCCCCCAGCTCGCTCATGTCTGAGATTGCAGACCTGACCTTTAATGTAGTGGCTTTCACCGAGGTTATGGGCATGATCTGGAAGCGGCTTAATGACCATGGTAAAAACTGGAGGCACGTTTATAAGGCGATGACCCTGCTGGATTACCTGATCAAAACAGGCTCTGAGCGTGTGGCTAAAGAGTGCCGGGAGAACATATACACCATCCAGACACTCAGAGACTTCCAGTACATAGATCGAGATGGACGAGACCAGGGCATCAATGTCCGGGAGAAGGCCAAGCAGCTGGTTACTCTGCTGAAAGATGAGGAAAAgctgaagaaggagaggagtCAGGCACTCAAGACCAAGACACGCATGACAGGTGTCACCAGTGGTTTAGGCTCCGgatcccttcctcctccttaccCGGGGCGCCGCACCAGCCAGCCCAGCTCATCTGGGGGTTATGGGGATGAGTTAGGCAGGTGCAGAGACTCGCCATCCTCTTTTCACT cctcctcttcctcacctcgATTCGCCCCAGACCTGGAGCAGGCTCGGCCCACGACCAGCGGAGAAgaagagctgcagctgcagctggCCTTGGCTATGAGCCGAGAAGAAAGTGAAAAG GAGCAGCTAAGTCGCCAAGGAGACGAGTCCATGCTTCAAAAAGCTCTCGAGGAGAGCAAACGTGAGATGGACTCTAAAGGCAAG ACCGCCTTCATGGACCTAGTAGATGTTTTTGCAGTGCCGTCAGATCCGCCTCCTGTTGACCATCAGTGGAATAACAACCAACACCAGGCAGCTGCTCGTCTAGGGGGAACAGACCCCTGGGACTCCCTGG AAGGAAGCACCAACACCTCTAGAGTGGATCCTCCCTGGATGGCACCTCCAACATCTAACAGCCCCCCTCCACCATGGGAGCCCCCAGCAGCCCCCTGGGATGATCCGCAGAGCAATGTCTCCAACCCACATGCTGCAGGCCAAGTGTGGGCTTTCCCTGGCAACACAG gtGCCTCAGGAGTTGATCCGTTCATAGCCTCATCAGCGCTTAGAGGAGCTGCTAGAGTACCTTCTCCCAGAATGGGAAGCCCCTCAG ATGGGGATCTGTTTGATGAAGCCATGGATGGAGGTCAGGTGAATGTAAATGGCCGAAGGGATGGCAGCCCTGAGATGTTTGACCTCTCACGTCTTGGAGAAAGCCTGGCTGCACCCAGCCCTCGAACGTGCAGGACACCCGAGGCCTTCCTGGGCCCCACAGGAGCTTCTTTGGTGAATTTAGACAGCTTGATCCCAGCAAACCCTCCAGCCAAGACAAAGAACCCCTTTCTTTCAG GCCTGAGTGCTCCCTCACCCACCAATCCTTTCCAAACTGAGCAGCCAAAACTTAGTCTGAATCAACTGGGTGCGGGCTCCGCTTCTGCAGCTCCCAACACTTCTCTCCCATACAGTGCCTCCTTGCCCCTGCCTATGAGCCACCAGCCTGCCAGTCTCCCATCGTCACTCACTCACCCCACCCAGCCTGGTTTGGAGCTGCCAGGGAACCTCCCTGAGCCCTTGTTGCCCTTCTCTTCGGCCAGCGCTGAGGGATCACTGGCTAAACACGACAGCCAGAACCCTTTCTTATGA
- the arl16 gene encoding ADP-ribosylation factor-like protein 16 isoform X2, with product MQCELGTPPSTLPTVGTNLTDLTLKKKKVTLRELGGCMGPIWPSYFKDCSSVIFMVDSSNIAQISSSCIQLLSVLSAEPLCRAPALIVFNKRDMPCSMSLTEMKSLFRMDDIIASASQPITTLELSARTGQGLQEVLTWLESTTVK from the exons ATGCAGT GTGAATTGGGGACACCTCCTTCTACTCTGCCTACA GTAGGGACGAACCTGACTGACCtgacactgaagaagaagaaagtgacaTTAAGAGAGCTGGGGGGCTGCATGGGCCCTATTTGGCCAAGTTACTTCAAAGACTGCTCCTCTGTGATT TTCATGGTGGACTCATCCAACATTGCTCAGATATCCTCCTCCTGTATCCAGCTGCTGTCAGTGCTCTCTGCTGAGCCTCTTTGCAGAGCCCCAGCGCTTATTGTCTTCAATAAAAG GGACATGCCTTGCTCTATGAGCCTTACAGAGATGAAGTCTCTGTTCAGAATGGATGACATTATTGCATCTGCTTCTCAACCAATCACAACACTGGAACTCAGTGCTCGCACTGGACAGGGACTCCAGGAGGTGCTGACTTGGTTAGAGTCCACCACAGTGAAGTGA